One stretch of Camelus bactrianus isolate YW-2024 breed Bactrian camel chromosome 21, ASM4877302v1, whole genome shotgun sequence DNA includes these proteins:
- the LOC123612213 gene encoding uncharacterized protein LOC123612213, with protein MASSPCWHVLRRRLGSLPLQITVECPRGGPHTRVPSRFQTPSSHQVIPAWPLTGRGTGPHPPHLCPGSLPPPVRPGGLGWLARSFPACRTRGLGEAGGAVVLGFLLTGLPARAAASAGAGPHGVGGGAWQSWEKLQGPVSGCESSQHVRTDVCGVAAAGQEPCLWDRLSSLSPSGRRRKALRLFTRLPIVSHSLAGQWVCGRIGFLGISASSCSVLEFTVERLALPAPPARQGFLAVILGKLRLLPIYGGELVGPWSNLASRVGEGAGARKQVLVSPQLLTCCGTPRHPALLWAQFSRPECGRWTGHPLGALLALICTPEREPSSALPTHPLLSPLKTGSLCSAAPESPSAWPPRFPDGHGPPDPY; from the exons ATGG CCTCGTCTCCCTGCTGGCACGTGCTGCGGAGGCGCTTAGGGTCCCTTCCCCTCCAGATCACGGTGGAGTGTCCTCGGGGCGGCCCCCACACCAGAGTCCCTTCCAGATTCCAGACACCCAGCAGCCACCAGGTAATCCCAGCCTGGCCACTCACGGGTAGGGGGACTGGTCCGCACCCTCCCCACCTTTGCCCTGGGTCTCTGCCCCCTCCCGTCCGGCCCGGAGGGCTCGGCTGGCTAGCCCGGTCCTTCCCAGCCTGCCGAACTCGtggcctgggggaggcagggggtgcTGTGGTCCTGGGCTTTCTTCTCACGGGGCTGCCTGCTAGGGCAGCTGCATCGGCAGGCGCTGGGCCCCACGGTGTGGGCGGAGGGgcgtggcagagctgggaaaagCTGCAGGGCCCCGTGTCTGGGTGTGAAAGCTCCCAGCACGTACGTACAGACGTGTGTGGCGTTGCAGCTGCAGGACAGGAGCCTTGCCTGTGGGATCgcctttcctctctgtctccctctgggaggaggaggaaggcattGAGGCTCTTCACCA GGCTGCCCATCGTCTCCCACAGCTTGGCCGGGCAGTGGGTCTGTGGCCGCATTGGCTTCCTGGGCATCAGTGCCTCCTCTTGCTCCGTCCTGGAGTTCACCGTGGAGAGATTGGCGCTCCCGGCCCCTCCTGCACGCCAGGGCTTCCTGGCCGTGATCCTCGGTAAACTGAGGCTGCTCCCCATCTATGGGGGGGAGCTTGTGGGGCCCTGGAGTAACCTGGCATCCAgggtgggtgagggggcaggCGCCAGGAAGCAGGTTCTCGTCTCACCACAGCTGCTGACTTGCTGCGGGACGCCAAGGCACCCTGCACTTCTCTGGGCCCAGTTTTCCCGCCCGGAATGTGGGCGCTGGACTGGGCACCCTCTTGGGGCTCTTCTGGCTCTGATCTGTACCCCCGAGAGGGAGCCCAGCTCTGCTCTTCCGACTCACCCCCTGCTCTCTCCTCTCAAGACTGGCTCCTTGTGTTCTGCAGCCCCTGAGTCTCCCTCAGCATGGCCACCTCGCTTCCCAGATGGTCACGGCCCTCCAGATCCCTATTAA